CCAAATGGTAATGGCAAAGTGTGCATGTTCCAACTGTGCTCAAAAGATagatttaaaacaaacttctttcacgttgtcattatggggtattgtttgtagaattttgaggaaaataacgaatttaatccattttagaataaggctgtaacataacaaaatgtggaaaaagtgaagcgctgtgaatactttccggatgcactgtaaaaccCAAAGTTgaactttaaatgttttttttaattatttgcattcTCAATTATCATTTCTCTTGATTCATAGATAAATTTAGAAACATTTTGTAAACTTGGCTATGCAGATCTTACAGTATGTTGATTTTATTATATTAACCATTTTTAGGAATCCAACTGGTCCAGCAAGAGAAGAAACAGAACAAGGTGTCCAACGCCAAGCGAGCACGAGTGCACTGGCAGCTCCTTTTCACGCTGGTCAACAACCCGTCCTTGGTGGGCTCTAGGAAGCACTTCCAGCGGCAGAGTTCTGAAAGCTTCATCAACGGAGCCCTCAACCGGACTTCCATGAAAGGCAGCAAAAAGGACGGAAGCATCAAGGAGCCTAACAAAGAGGCAGAAACCACTGCCACCAACTGAGGACTGAAAATCATGGAGAGGATCGCCCCTCCCTGCCCCCTCCAGCCTCTTGAATACATAAAGGCTGCTGGCCAGATATCGATGATAGTATTATTTGCTTCGGTGTAGCAGAGAAACACACGTGTTTTAGCAAAGTGCATTTACATCTCAGTGCCTCAGGAAGAACTTCATGCAGTTGTAGTGAACAGATCCTTTGCATGTATCGGTATTTGATGtttggatggatgggtggatgtaTTGTGTCTTttactgtatgtgtgagtgacCATGTCTTTCAGTCCAGGTTAAACTTAGCACATCAGGAAATTTAGTTTGGCACTGAACTCCCATCAAACCACTTGATGCGAGGTTAGTATGTGGACTATTTATGAATGTACAGGTTGTGCTCTTTTGCAAATGTAAGAATTATTCATTTCCAGAATTATTCTTCGCCAGTGGTGAGAATGTTCTTATTATTGAAAACTAACAGATGAAACCAATAATGTCCATTATGGTTGATCTGTGTCTGTTCTCATGAATATAATCTACTgtagttctgtcataattttctctgaCAAAGAATATAAACACAATCTGTCTCACTGTTACATTTGACATTCATTTTGTTGATGTTTTCCTCTCAAATGTCTTGTTCTGCTACCTATGccatatttgtgatttaaatgaaataaaaattaactcAAATCTAACAAAAGGCTGTTCTCTGTGATGAGTCAAAAGCAGCGCGTGCCCTCTTCTGCGTCGCGAGAAGTTAACGTCAATCAAAAATCAATGTTGTATTAACGCAAGATTCTAGGAACAGAAATGATCTAATAGATAACTATTTCCTTGCTGTTTCATTTAACATCTGTCACGAAATATAAGAGCATATTTTCCGTGCAATGCTTCATAGTAagaaaaatattcaaatgtaatcgttaattttttttacatatgtttttttttttgttttatcctgtatatacaaaataaattgtaGGCTACTAGTCCTGTTGGAAAAGTGCACGATTGCTCCGCAATCACTTTAATTTCATTTCTTTTGTTCTGCCCAACAGTTTTCTCAACCAGTTGAATTTGTTTATTACTCCCAATATCCAACGAAAATGTAAAAAGcacttttaattaataaaaactgCATGATATAAAACATTTGCTAGTTTAGATTCATGAATATACAGCAGATGTATTTAATAAACCTAAAATAGTTAGCCTATTTCGTTTCAGAAACACAAATAACTCAATCATGCATTAGTCGGgtgttttgttacctttgcaGTTATgacttctaataataataataatttacctgATCTCTCTGGCAATTTCCTTGCCAACGCCCAATGTCCAggaattggatttttttttatttattttttttattagctaTAATTTATATAGTATTCCACAGTtgttaaattgtgtttttaatgcTGGAAACTTTGTCTTCCACGTTTTTAAATCAGTTTAATTTCTTTTCATGAACAAAACCCAATACATTCGTtcgtttaatattttattaaggtCACGTACATAAAATCATATCAAAATCTTTCAAAGGTTTAAGTATTTTTACAACATCATTGGACAGTTGGACACAAAACAAGTCACAATGCGTCAATTTACAGGGCACTCAATGTCGTTTTGACTGATGGTAGAAACtgaccatttatatatatatataaaaaaagaaccttttttttttttttttttttttttcagattaggTAGTTGTCTTACATcacaaatggacatgaaatatctACAATATATTCCCTAATAAAACACACTTAAAAATACTTTTGTGTGACATGCCACGAACAAGTATCTCAAAGAGAAAGACGAGTTCAGTCGATTCTTAAAGACGAGAGATTTTTTTAAGCACCCGTTCGCAAAGAGATTAAAAATCACAACTTTTTTTTAGGATTCCCCACATGAACActtgaacttttttttaaaggtgacCTGGTTTGTTTTCCAGACACACGTATGCTGTGAGAAGAGTAACGGAGTGATATTTCCCTTAGAGATTAACGCAACGCATTGAATCCCGTTGAAACGGGCGCTCATTGACCACTAGGCTATATAGTATCAGGACCTGTTCACACCGACCACAGTTTGCGCAAAAAGGAAAGAACGGGTTTCTCGAAGCGCGTTTTAACAGGAAGTTATTTTGAACGTGTCACAGTGTCTAAGAAAgcggcgctcctgcacgagacgcatcaaaataaataagacgcaacggtcaaagacgtccgtccagcGCATGTTTACTTAAGAAAACAGTGGCGAAATAGTGCGGATGTACGCAAAAACGTGTTTGGTATGAACTGCCCCTTCCAAACACGTATAGACCTCATTCACAGCGGGAATAACAAtgaggttgtgagggatagacgtacagtctcttcaataggctgtactgcagtttaaagtgtattTGGATCATTTCGAGgacaaaacattcacacaaaaaaacatattttcaacaaCACACAGTAAACAacgaactccagacaacatgagttgtggataaaaaaataaaaaaaaatatataaaaaaaaaaaaacaacagatggGATCTatgagctttttacagctttatgctGTGCGCCCATTTATGAAACTGTACGTCtatcctcacagcctcgttttcattcccgttaaaaatcaaagatggcgctactgtgaataaggtctattgcgcTGATACGCACTAGAGTTATAGGTGTGCCTTGTGAAGCGTCTTTAAcagttgacattttttttaatgaagcagtgctcctgcacaagatgctgaaaaagcaaaacagcaagacacaacGCAACCatcaaaggtaaaaaaaaaaaatatataatgtggaAAAGTCTTAGGCTAACCcatgttttcatagaaaaacaattgaaaaatgtcACGGACGAATGCAAAAACGCGTTCCGGGTGAACGGCCACTTACGAAAGCCCTGTATTATTTCAAATGCTACTTTGAGCCTATGAATGCTTAGGATACGAGTGATAAAACTTACAGAAAATGAACTGTACATTTGGTTTATGAGgtttttaaagatatatttgtCTAATACAAGTCTGCTCTATTTGACCAAtctcaataaatgcttttttgtaAATAACACTCATCGTATACACTTGCAGCTAACTTATGGAGGTAAAAAATGAGCAAAAAACGCACCTTTGTCAGCGCACGTATAACGTGAGATGATCAGTAATCACCTGGTTTGTAATGTGTTTTAGAGTAAATATTTTACACTCGCTGTAACTAAACATCTCAACGGGGCTCTTTGTAATTACCATTGATCTCCGTGGATATGTTTACTGCTTCCGCCCCAAGCGGTAACCTATCGCTGTACTCGGATCCCACCTCGAAATCCTCCTGCATTTTGGATTGTGACTCAGGAATGGACTCGGTTACCACGCTGCCCTCGACATCCTCACCTTCTCCGTCTTCCTCCTCGCCCTCAACCTCGCCTTCTCCCTCCCCCAGCTCACTTGGGTTAAAGTTTTTGTCCGACCCAACAAAAGACGCCCTGGGATCGAAATCCGCTGCTATTTGCTTTTCCATCTGATCTGGGTTCTGCGTTTTCATAATCAACTTGTAGGTCTTGCCTTGATACTTGTGGAGCAGGTGACAGCAGGTGGCACCCAGCAGGGGCACAGTTGCCAAAGCTAGCAAGAAAATGCTAACGACCACTATGATTAGCAAAGATGGGATTTTCTTCCGAGTTGTGAAGACCACTTGGACTTGACAATCCTGGCCTCCATAGGTGAGGCATAGGGTGTAATTAGTGCCTGACTTGAGGCCCTGGAAGCGATAGGCATTGACGCCCTCCTCTATCTTGGACCACTGCACCACTGAATGTCCATTACCAGTACTGACGCAAAGGTACAACATGTCCAGGGGGGATTTTTTGGTGGATGTATGGAACAGACTGAAAGGCTCCTTATTCACGGTTTGCAGGTCTTGTTGTTGACTGAGGTGAACGTTTGATTTGGCGTTGGCCAACTGGAAAGGGTTCAGCTGAACTTTGGCTTCAGTCTCTGAAACCTCCAGTGCAATAACCCCAAAATCAAACGTGTACTGTTTAAGTTCGTCCAAGCTAAGGTTAAAAGCATGATTGGAGATGTACTGGGTACCATCATTTATTCCGCATTTGCCAATGAATGGCAGCGTATCAGTCCCTTTTTCCGCTTGTTTTTTAACCACTGTAATGAGGGATGTTCCAGTTGGAACACTCTTTGTTTTTTCCTCAGATTTGGGCCACATGTTGATCACATTGTTTTTGGAGCTCTCTGAACCAAGCTTGTCTCCAGGTAAATGGCTGGCTGCTTTTGTTTCCAGCATTGAATTGATGGCATGCTTTTTGGTACCTGCGACAACAAGTTTCACAGAGTGATTTGCTTTGCCCACATCATTGAAAGCCGAGCAAGTGTAGTTTCCATCTTCCTTTTTGGTCATGCGAGGGATGATCAAGGTGCCATTTTGAAACACAAGGAACCTGGTGTTCGTTGGCGGCCCATTAATGGGAATCTCACTTCTTTCGACTATGGCGGGCAAAGGGAACGTAATTAGTTGGTTTCTTGCAAATATCTCCCATGTGACCTCAGGTTTTGGGGTTCCTTTTGTTTCGCAGTTCAGGATGACCATATATCCCTCATAGAGTTCTGTGTTTTCAATGTTTGGCTGATATGTGATGGACACAGATGGGGCTTTGCAATCCAGTTTGGGCATGCTAGTGACCTTAGTGCCTAGGAGGTGGGCAGGAGCTTCACAAACA
This genomic window from Myxocyprinus asiaticus isolate MX2 ecotype Aquarium Trade chromosome 48, UBuf_Myxa_2, whole genome shotgun sequence contains:
- the LOC127437487 gene encoding immunoglobulin superfamily containing leucine-rich repeat protein 2-like isoform X1, whose translation is MKSLDFMQVLTMASKYLMLIALGTAVIGSVHCCPEQCICSDKHNHQFADCAYKDLLEVPVGLPSNSTTLSLSANKIKVLKSKTFINVTQVTSLWLAHNEIVIVERDTLAPMIQLRNLDISHNKIVYFPWEDLANLTALQLLKMNNNEMISIPKNAFSNLKELRSVRINNNKFTTIVQGTFDALTAMSHLQIFHNPFTCSCNLEWLRDWIGKSSISIPDQNNIVCEAPAHLLGTKVTSMPKLDCKAPSVSITYQPNIENTELYEGYMVILNCETKGTPKPEVTWEIFARNQLITFPLPAIVERSEIPINGPPTNTRFLVFQNGTLIIPRMTKKEDGNYTCSAFNDVGKANHSVKLVVAGTKKHAINSMLETKAASHLPGDKLGSESSKNNVINMWPKSEEKTKSVPTGTSLITVVKKQAEKGTDTLPFIGKCGINDGTQYISNHAFNLSLDELKQYTFDFGVIALEVSETEAKVQLNPFQLANAKSNVHLSQQQDLQTVNKEPFSLFHTSTKKSPLDMLYLCVSTGNGHSVVQWSKIEEGVNAYRFQGLKSGTNYTLCLTYGGQDCQVQVVFTTRKKIPSLLIIVVVSIFLLALATVPLLGATCCHLLHKYQGKTYKLIMKTQNPDQMEKQIAADFDPRASFVGSDKNFNPSELGEGEGEVEGEEEDGEGEDVEGSVVTESIPESQSKMQEDFEVGSEYSDRLPLGAEAVNISTEINGNYKEPR
- the LOC127437487 gene encoding immunoglobulin superfamily containing leucine-rich repeat protein 2-like isoform X2: MKSLDFMVLTMASKYLMLIALGTAVIGSVHCCPEQCICSDKHNHQFADCAYKDLLEVPVGLPSNSTTLSLSANKIKVLKSKTFINVTQVTSLWLAHNEIVIVERDTLAPMIQLRNLDISHNKIVYFPWEDLANLTALQLLKMNNNEMISIPKNAFSNLKELRSVRINNNKFTTIVQGTFDALTAMSHLQIFHNPFTCSCNLEWLRDWIGKSSISIPDQNNIVCEAPAHLLGTKVTSMPKLDCKAPSVSITYQPNIENTELYEGYMVILNCETKGTPKPEVTWEIFARNQLITFPLPAIVERSEIPINGPPTNTRFLVFQNGTLIIPRMTKKEDGNYTCSAFNDVGKANHSVKLVVAGTKKHAINSMLETKAASHLPGDKLGSESSKNNVINMWPKSEEKTKSVPTGTSLITVVKKQAEKGTDTLPFIGKCGINDGTQYISNHAFNLSLDELKQYTFDFGVIALEVSETEAKVQLNPFQLANAKSNVHLSQQQDLQTVNKEPFSLFHTSTKKSPLDMLYLCVSTGNGHSVVQWSKIEEGVNAYRFQGLKSGTNYTLCLTYGGQDCQVQVVFTTRKKIPSLLIIVVVSIFLLALATVPLLGATCCHLLHKYQGKTYKLIMKTQNPDQMEKQIAADFDPRASFVGSDKNFNPSELGEGEGEVEGEEEDGEGEDVEGSVVTESIPESQSKMQEDFEVGSEYSDRLPLGAEAVNISTEINGNYKEPR
- the LOC127437487 gene encoding immunoglobulin superfamily containing leucine-rich repeat protein 2-like isoform X3; this encodes MASKYLMLIALGTAVIGSVHCCPEQCICSDKHNHQFADCAYKDLLEVPVGLPSNSTTLSLSANKIKVLKSKTFINVTQVTSLWLAHNEIVIVERDTLAPMIQLRNLDISHNKIVYFPWEDLANLTALQLLKMNNNEMISIPKNAFSNLKELRSVRINNNKFTTIVQGTFDALTAMSHLQIFHNPFTCSCNLEWLRDWIGKSSISIPDQNNIVCEAPAHLLGTKVTSMPKLDCKAPSVSITYQPNIENTELYEGYMVILNCETKGTPKPEVTWEIFARNQLITFPLPAIVERSEIPINGPPTNTRFLVFQNGTLIIPRMTKKEDGNYTCSAFNDVGKANHSVKLVVAGTKKHAINSMLETKAASHLPGDKLGSESSKNNVINMWPKSEEKTKSVPTGTSLITVVKKQAEKGTDTLPFIGKCGINDGTQYISNHAFNLSLDELKQYTFDFGVIALEVSETEAKVQLNPFQLANAKSNVHLSQQQDLQTVNKEPFSLFHTSTKKSPLDMLYLCVSTGNGHSVVQWSKIEEGVNAYRFQGLKSGTNYTLCLTYGGQDCQVQVVFTTRKKIPSLLIIVVVSIFLLALATVPLLGATCCHLLHKYQGKTYKLIMKTQNPDQMEKQIAADFDPRASFVGSDKNFNPSELGEGEGEVEGEEEDGEGEDVEGSVVTESIPESQSKMQEDFEVGSEYSDRLPLGAEAVNISTEINGNYKEPR